Below is a window of Chthoniobacterales bacterium DNA.
CCGCCCGGATGGTTCGCGCCATGAAGGATGCGCAATCCGCGATCCAGGGTTTCGGCGAGGCCTTCAAGGAAGCCGGCCAGAGCATCGGCGACGCCTTCCGCAACCCGGAGAAGAAAGACTCCCAATGAGATCCGCTCCCCGGCGCCTCTCGCAAAGATACGAAACCGCCGCCGCCGGCGCCATCGTGGCCGGCGTCGCCAGCATGGGGGTTCTCGCCATCGGGGCCTTCGCCGTGGGCGCCGTCGCCATCGGCGCAGTCGCCGTGGGGCGCTTTGCCATTGGTCGCCTCGTCATCCGCAGCCTCCGCGTCAAGCGCCTCGAAGTGGACAAACTCATCATCCACGAGACCGGCGACCGATAGCAGAGGACGCCAAATTGGCCGCCGACGCTACTCCACGGTGAACCACTGGACCTCGACGCGGCGTTTCTGGTCGGAGGAGTCGCCCACGGGTTCCTCCCAGCCACGCCCGACGACCTCGATGCGGGCGGGCGCAATTTTCTCCCGCTCGACGAGGAGGCGTTGAATTTCCGCCGCGCGATTCTTGCTCAGCTCCATCGCCTTGAGAGCCATCTTCCGCACGAAAGCCTCCCCGCCCTGCCGGCGAAATTCCGGGACCATGGCATCGTCCACGTGCCCACGCAGGAGCACCGTCGAGCCGGGCGAGACCTGCAGCAGTTTGCGAATGTCGTCCAGTCGCTCGAAGTTCTTCGTCTCGTTCAGATCGAGCACGGAGGAATTCGGCTCGAAGAAAAATCGAATGTCCTTGCTGAGGAGGGGATTATCTTCCACCGCCGCGAGATTTCCGGACCGGAGCGGCACAATCTCCATCTTCTGGTCGGCATACGCCCCGGATTTTTCCAGCGCCTGCAGCGCCGCGAGGTCCAGGAAACGGCTGGCGTCCACGGGATCAGGGATAAGCTGCGGGCCGTAGGCATACACCGCCGACTGGTAGATTCCTCCGTAGCTGCCCGCGGAATCGATCGCGCCGGAGAAGAACGCGAGATCTTCAGGCAGGTTCGAAAAATGCACCTTGTCGAGCTCCTCTCGCGTCTCGGCCGCGGACCAGCCGAAAGCCTTCGCCACGACGGGAATCTGCGCGTCGCGCTGGGTGCGCAGAAGTTGCGCACCATGGATCGTGCCGTCCACGAGACCGGCAACGATCGCGGGATTGGCCTGCGCGAACGGTTTGTTCACGACGAGGATATCCGCAACGATCAGCAGGTTGCGATTCGTCACGAGCACATCCGCGCGGCCGCCACTGGCCTCGGCGACCTCGGTCGTCTTCGGCGCCCAGGTCACGCAGCCCGCCAGCCGATTGGCGCCGGACTTGATGTCCTCGAGAAACAGGTCGCCGGCAGCGAAGGCATCCTCGCAGTAGATGAGGTTGATTTTTTCGGGGTCCGGCGTCTCGTCGAGACTCGACAGCATCGCGATCCCGATTCCCGCCTCCTGCGCGAGATAACGAATGAAGAAATCGGCCTCGGTGAACTGCGAGGTCGCGATGACCTTCCCCTTCAACCCGTTCACGCGACGGATGTCGGATCGCACCACGACGCCATCCGCCCCGCGCGAAAACCCAATCTGCACCGGCACGACGACGTTGAACTGCCGCCCGTAGACCGCGAGCACATCCACCGTCGTCGCCGAGGCCGCCATCTTGCCGGCATTCAGCGCGCTCCAGCTCTCCTCCTCGCTCAACGCGATCCGCACCTTGAAGCCGTGCTTTTTGAAAAAATACGAGTTCTCGTTCGGCGCCAGCCCGCCATTGGCGGCAATCAACCCCGCATACCCGGCATACTCGCTCAGTTCGATGTCGATGATGTTGTCCTTCGGCAGGTAGGGTGCCGCGGGACCGAGCTTCGGAGCCTCCGCAAGCGCCTCGATCGGGGCCACGGCTTCATCGTTCGCCGTCGCGGTGGGATTCGCCACGGTCGGCGTCGAGGAAGTCACGGTCGGCGCTGGCCCGGGGGCCGGCGCAGACGCTCGTTCGCGAAGCACGAAAAATCCCCCGAGGATAAGCCCCGCAACGAGCAGGAGGCTGAGAATGACGCCGAGCGGAGTGAGAGCGGGCTTGTCGGATTTCATGACTTTATGGGGATGATGTTGATGACCAGGGAGCTTCGATTTCGGGGCTGAAAACACTTTGCTGCTCGGAGATCCACCGGCGGGTTTCATCGAGTTCCCCGGCCACCCGGTCGATCTGGGAACCGATGCTTTCCGGACTGGTCGCCAGCCTCACCTCGTCGCCGATCAGCGCCACCTGCTCCTCGATGCGAGCGAGTTCGGAATCGGAGAAGGCCAGTCGGCCCGTGCCCTCCGCGAGCGCTCCGCGCCGCCGCTCCAGAATCTCGACCTGCCCGAGCAGGCTGCGGCGATGCTCTTCGCCGAGCCCCGGATCACCGGCTTGTGCGCGCAGCTTCTCGATTCGTTTGCCCAAGGATGCCGGGTTCACGTTGCTCTCCTGGAGCAGACGTTCCATGGCGGCCTGCGTCGTCAGCAAATGGAGATGCAGCGCGAGCAGACGGTCGAGGCCATCGCGTTGCAGGCGCCCGATGGCCGAGTCTTCGTCCATGCGCTGCTCACGCAGGATGGCGTCGCATTTCGCGCGCAGATCGAGAAAGCGCTGTCGTCGCGACTCGTCGAGTTGAGCGATGGCCGACCGCAGCCGCGACTCCTCGCTTTCCTCCGACGCCGCGCGCAATCGCGCATCGATCACCGCGCGAAATCGCGGCAGATGCGCCAGCCCCAGCAGGTAGGCAACCTCCAACCCTGCGCCAATCAGCCAGAATCCCGGATTGAGCAATCCAACCACCACGATGCCCGCCACCCCGATCCAGTTTGGCGGAATCGGCATGCCGAGCGGCCGCGCATTGAACGCCGCAACGACGTAGTCCTTCAGGCTCGCATTCATGGGGCTCCGGCTCCCGCGCGAAACACCTCGGGCACGAAAGCAGCATCCGTCGCCTCCGCGACCGCGAGGCCGATCTGAAATTTCATGATCTCCTCCGCCACGGGCGGCTGGTAGTCCGCCAGAGAAGTCGCGAGCGCCGCCTCCAGCGTCTCCCCGCCGGCATGAACCTGCCGATAGAGCTTCAGCGCGAGCGCCTCCGCCGCCCCGGGCGTCAGCCACGTCGGAACATCCGCCTCGAATTTCGAGAACCAGTCCTCGGCGATCGCCAGATCGACACGCCGGGCAAGCGCACGCAGCAGCGCAAAGCTCTCGCGCTTCGTCGCGGTCGGAAAGATCGGAATCTTCACATCCAGGCGCCCGGGGCGCTTGAGGTCGACCTCGATGAGGTCGGGCCGGCTCGACGCGAGGATCCACACGATGCGCCCGCGGTTGCGACGATCACTCATCTCCTGCGCAAACATCGAATAAACGCGCCCGGAGAGGCCCGCATCATTGCTGCCGGAATCGCGCCGGCCAAGCGTCTGGTCCGCCTCGTCCACGAAGACAAAACAGCGCCCCACCGACCGCAGCAGCCGGAAGAGCCGCTCGAGATTTCCTTCCGTGCTGCCCACCCAGCGATCCCGAAAATTGCCGAGCTTGATGACCGGC
It encodes the following:
- a CDS encoding OmpA family protein codes for the protein MKSDKPALTPLGVILSLLLVAGLILGGFFVLRERASAPAPGPAPTVTSSTPTVANPTATANDEAVAPIEALAEAPKLGPAAPYLPKDNIIDIELSEYAGYAGLIAANGGLAPNENSYFFKKHGFKVRIALSEEESWSALNAGKMAASATTVDVLAVYGRQFNVVVPVQIGFSRGADGVVVRSDIRRVNGLKGKVIATSQFTEADFFIRYLAQEAGIGIAMLSSLDETPDPEKINLIYCEDAFAAGDLFLEDIKSGANRLAGCVTWAPKTTEVAEASGGRADVLVTNRNLLIVADILVVNKPFAQANPAIVAGLVDGTIHGAQLLRTQRDAQIPVVAKAFGWSAAETREELDKVHFSNLPEDLAFFSGAIDSAGSYGGIYQSAVYAYGPQLIPDPVDASRFLDLAALQALEKSGAYADQKMEIVPLRSGNLAAVEDNPLLSKDIRFFFEPNSSVLDLNETKNFERLDDIRKLLQVSPGSTVLLRGHVDDAMVPEFRRQGGEAFVRKMALKAMELSKNRAAEIQRLLVEREKIAPARIEVVGRGWEEPVGDSSDQKRRVEVQWFTVE